A region of Candidatus Diapherotrites archaeon DNA encodes the following proteins:
- a CDS encoding TrmB family transcriptional regulator — protein sequence MSEADVNSLFLELGLTEYESKTLSTILKLKEAEAPDISRLAQVPKTRVYDVLDKLIRRGLIIEISGRPKKYRGIDPSESVNLLLNEKKAGLKALESKANGVKQLFLSAGQGIATAEEKVLKVKDKSDFERILAQELESAESSVVGFTALESESSVLANALEKAKNKNVTIRLVNHAPTDAIKKHARDIGLNVRHSNHGLTAFVVDDKKVVLALSDTEKSPEYHFAIWSDNKAMASMLQGYFDKHWDAGKPI from the coding sequence ATGTCGGAAGCTGATGTTAACAGCCTTTTTCTTGAGCTTGGGTTGACGGAATACGAGTCCAAAACGCTTTCCACCATCCTGAAACTTAAGGAAGCCGAGGCGCCTGACATCAGCAGGCTTGCGCAGGTTCCGAAGACCCGCGTCTATGACGTTTTGGACAAGCTTATCAGGCGCGGCCTGATAATCGAGATTTCCGGCAGGCCCAAGAAATACCGCGGCATAGACCCCTCCGAATCAGTGAACCTTTTGCTTAACGAGAAGAAAGCCGGTTTGAAGGCATTGGAGTCGAAGGCAAACGGTGTAAAACAGCTTTTTTTGTCCGCAGGCCAGGGCATTGCAACCGCCGAAGAGAAGGTCCTCAAAGTGAAGGACAAATCCGATTTTGAAAGGATTCTTGCGCAGGAGCTTGAAAGCGCGGAGTCAAGCGTTGTCGGTTTCACTGCTTTGGAATCAGAGTCCTCTGTGCTGGCGAACGCGCTTGAGAAGGCGAAGAACAAGAACGTCACAATCCGGCTGGTCAACCACGCGCCAACGGACGCAATCAAAAAGCATGCCAGGGACATCGGCCTGAACGTCAGGCATTCCAACCACGGCCTCACCGCATTTGTTGTTGACGACAAGAAAGTCGTGCTTGCATTGAGCGACACCGAGAAAAGCCCGGAATACCATTTTGCAATCTGGTCCGACAACAAGGCAATGGCTTCCATGCTGCAGGGCTATTTCGACAAGCACTGGGATGCCGGAAAGCCCATTTAA
- a CDS encoding glutamate--tRNA ligase, translated as MSLDEDAFRYAVKNAFLHGGKADIGAVVGKLKALHAAAGMKEIVASAQAAVKKTNSLSLQEIEGDFRKFAAEGYELKPPEKVEGLKPLAWAEGENAEKVVTRFAPNPNGPFHLGNARAAILSHDYARKYGGEFFLRFDDTDPKVKKPVANAEQLFRTDLEWLGCFPDKVFFASDRLEIYYSLMRKIIGMGKAYVCLCDVEKWRELTENKKACPCRGKPETEQLALFEKMLSNDLKEGQAVLRIKTDLEHPDPSTRDWWAAKIVDRPEHPNPNVKGKFVWPSYNFASAVDDHELGVSLIIRGQEHAQNQTKQEFLYKYFGWKYPHSIHFGRVKLEGMVLSTSKIKAGIEAGEYSGWDDPRLGTIQALRRRGFLPETLRKAIIFIGSNQNDTTISSDALASWNRESLQSAPGFVFIQDPVRLEVKFCPATEAELDNETVSLDEGSQSFFVSKKELEKAGPAGVFRLKKAFNAKLETIEEFSAGAKFAGTHRLEPVVSWLLVGADIEVLMPDNSKVVGLVNEKILSQKIGSVVLLERFGFVRLDSEKNARLQAVFSHK; from the coding sequence ATGTCCCTTGACGAAGACGCTTTCCGTTATGCGGTCAAGAACGCTTTTTTGCATGGCGGAAAAGCCGACATCGGCGCGGTTGTCGGCAAGCTGAAAGCCCTGCACGCCGCGGCCGGCATGAAGGAGATTGTCGCGTCGGCGCAGGCCGCAGTGAAAAAAACCAATTCCCTTTCATTGCAGGAAATCGAAGGCGATTTCAGGAAGTTTGCTGCTGAAGGCTACGAGCTGAAACCGCCTGAAAAAGTTGAGGGCTTGAAGCCGCTGGCATGGGCTGAAGGCGAGAACGCGGAAAAGGTTGTAACGCGTTTTGCCCCGAATCCCAATGGCCCGTTTCATTTGGGCAATGCACGTGCCGCTATTCTGAGCCACGATTATGCGCGCAAATATGGCGGGGAATTTTTCCTGCGGTTTGATGACACCGACCCGAAAGTGAAAAAGCCTGTCGCCAATGCCGAGCAGTTGTTCCGCACCGACCTGGAGTGGCTGGGCTGTTTTCCGGACAAGGTTTTTTTCGCTTCCGACAGGCTGGAAATCTACTATTCTCTCATGCGCAAAATAATCGGCATGGGAAAGGCGTATGTCTGCCTTTGCGATGTTGAAAAGTGGCGCGAACTCACGGAAAACAAAAAAGCGTGCCCCTGCCGCGGAAAGCCTGAAACCGAACAGCTTGCGTTGTTTGAAAAAATGCTTTCAAATGATTTGAAGGAAGGCCAGGCGGTCTTGCGCATCAAAACCGATCTGGAGCATCCTGACCCGAGCACGCGTGACTGGTGGGCAGCCAAAATCGTTGACCGGCCTGAGCACCCGAATCCGAATGTTAAGGGAAAGTTTGTCTGGCCAAGCTACAATTTTGCTTCCGCGGTCGACGACCACGAGCTTGGAGTTTCGCTCATCATCAGGGGCCAGGAGCACGCGCAGAACCAGACCAAGCAGGAATTCCTGTACAAATATTTTGGCTGGAAGTATCCGCATTCAATCCATTTCGGCAGGGTCAAATTGGAAGGCATGGTTTTGAGTACCTCGAAAATCAAAGCGGGCATTGAAGCGGGCGAATATTCGGGCTGGGATGACCCGCGGCTTGGCACGATCCAGGCCCTGCGCAGGAGAGGCTTTTTGCCTGAAACCCTGCGCAAGGCAATCATTTTCATTGGCTCGAACCAGAATGACACGACAATCAGTTCCGATGCCCTGGCTTCATGGAACCGCGAATCATTGCAGTCCGCGCCAGGTTTTGTTTTCATCCAGGACCCGGTCAGGCTTGAAGTCAAATTCTGTCCTGCAACCGAGGCCGAGCTTGACAATGAAACGGTTTCCCTGGATGAGGGTTCGCAGTCTTTTTTTGTTTCGAAAAAAGAGCTTGAAAAAGCCGGCCCTGCAGGAGTTTTCCGCCTGAAAAAGGCGTTCAACGCAAAGCTGGAAACGATTGAGGAATTTTCAGCCGGGGCGAAGTTTGCCGGAACCCACAGGCTTGAGCCGGTTGTTTCATGGCTTTTGGTGGGCGCTGACATTGAAGTTCTGATGCCCGACAATTCAAAGGTTGTCGGCCTGGTCAACGAAAAAATTTTGTCGCAGAAAATAGGTTCGGTTGTACTGCTTGAAAGGTTCGGCTTTGTCAGGCTTGATTCCGAAAAGAATGCGCGCCTGCAGGCAGTGTTCTCGCACAAGTGA
- a CDS encoding 50S ribosomal protein L7ae, with protein sequence MLVAEFVKFDVPKEIAEKQLDVVDKAKKKGKIRVGVNEVTKAVERGKAKLVLIAKDVSPPEIVMHLPIICSEKDVAFSFVETKKELGEKAGIAVGTSAVVVLDEGDAKKELADITVKLKELAKA encoded by the coding sequence GTGCTTGTGGCTGAATTCGTGAAGTTTGACGTTCCAAAGGAAATTGCTGAAAAACAGCTTGACGTTGTTGACAAGGCAAAGAAGAAGGGGAAAATCCGCGTTGGTGTCAACGAGGTCACAAAGGCGGTTGAGAGGGGCAAGGCAAAGCTTGTTCTGATTGCCAAGGATGTTTCGCCGCCTGAAATTGTCATGCACCTTCCGATAATCTGTTCTGAAAAGGATGTCGCGTTCTCTTTTGTTGAAACCAAGAAGGAATTGGGGGAGAAGGCGGGCATTGCGGTCGGCACTTCCGCTGTTGTTGTCCTGGACGAGGGCGACGCCAAGAAGGAGCTTGCCGACATCACTGTAAAGCTGAAGGAGCTTGCCAAGGCGTGA
- a CDS encoding 30S ribosomal protein S28e, with amino-acid sequence MAEDESGTPAEVVEVIKRTGVHGEILQVMCKILSGPDQGRIKRRNVKGVCQKGDVVILLNTEREAKEIKTKK; translated from the coding sequence ATGGCTGAAGACGAGAGCGGAACGCCTGCCGAAGTGGTTGAGGTCATAAAGCGCACCGGCGTGCATGGTGAGATCCTGCAGGTCATGTGCAAGATCCTTTCCGGCCCCGACCAGGGCAGGATAAAGCGAAGGAATGTGAAGGGCGTCTGCCAGAAGGGCGATGTGGTCATTTTGCTTAATACTGAGCGTGAAGCCAAGGAAATCAAGACTAAGAAGTAA
- the ndk gene encoding nucleoside-diphosphate kinase yields the protein MERTLVIVKPDAVNRSLVGEILSRFERKGLKIVAMKMEHLAPYKLKEHYAQHKDKEFYEELIKYMSSIPSIVIVFEGKEVVDVVRRMIGGTFGREAQPGTIRGDYSVSNQTNLVHASENNEKAKEEIARFFSEQELYDYRKMNFDWIYARNEKGQQQ from the coding sequence ATGGAGAGAACGCTTGTCATTGTGAAGCCTGATGCCGTCAACCGCAGTCTTGTGGGCGAAATCCTTTCGCGTTTTGAGCGCAAGGGCTTGAAGATTGTTGCAATGAAAATGGAGCATCTGGCGCCTTACAAGCTGAAAGAGCATTACGCACAGCACAAGGACAAGGAGTTTTACGAGGAGCTCATAAAGTACATGTCCTCGATTCCCTCGATTGTCATTGTCTTTGAGGGCAAGGAAGTTGTCGACGTTGTCCGTAGGATGATTGGCGGCACTTTCGGCAGGGAAGCCCAGCCCGGAACAATCAGGGGCGACTATTCCGTGAGCAACCAGACGAACCTTGTCCATGCCTCCGAGAACAACGAGAAGGCGAAAGAGGAAATCGCAAGGTTTTTTTCCGAGCAGGAACTATACGATTATCGCAAGATGAACTTTGACTGGATTTATGCCAGGAACGAGAAAGGGCAGCAGCAGTGA
- the dut gene encoding dUTP diphosphatase: MPGTRKGSSSDCLPLRAVCLDVAIEKVSPDAKLPSLSHHGDAGYDLYANETLEVLPGSIALVATGLKLAIPVGFECQVRPKSGLALNHGITLLNTPGTIDAGYRGEVKVILINLGKNSFLVEKGKKIAQLVFNKIESADFKLVEKLDETVRGDGGFGSTGLV; the protein is encoded by the coding sequence ATGCCAGGAACGAGAAAGGGCAGCAGCAGTGACTGTTTGCCTTTGCGGGCGGTTTGCTTGGATGTTGCAATTGAAAAGGTTTCCCCTGATGCAAAGTTGCCTTCGCTTTCCCATCACGGCGATGCAGGCTATGACCTTTACGCCAACGAAACCTTAGAGGTTTTGCCCGGCAGCATTGCCCTTGTCGCGACCGGCTTGAAGCTTGCAATCCCCGTCGGTTTTGAATGCCAGGTCAGGCCGAAAAGCGGCCTTGCCCTGAATCATGGCATCACTTTGCTTAACACCCCGGGCACGATTGACGCGGGCTACCGCGGCGAAGTCAAGGTCATTCTGATCAATCTTGGCAAGAATTCTTTTCTTGTCGAGAAGGGCAAAAAGATTGCCCAGCTTGTTTTCAACAAAATCGAGTCCGCTGATTTTAAGCTGGTCGAAAAGCTTGATGAGACCGTGCGGGGCGACGGCGGTTTCGGTTCCACGGGCCTTGTCTGA
- the infB gene encoding translation initiation factor IF-2, with product MIRKPIITVLGHVDHGKTKILDAIRGTAVAEKEAGQITQHIGATEVPINVIDKISGSLLKKFGFSLSIPGLLFIDTPGHEAFTNLRKRGGSISDLAVLVVDITQGFQPQTLEAIDILRSYKTPFILAANKVDLLHGYQSSGSDFSSNFALQPKSVQDLVDTKVYEIVGKLFERGFQAERFDRCTDFSKQVPIVPLSAKTGEGLPELLMLLSGLSQKFLKDRLEISETEKAKATVLEVKEERGLGKTVDVILYEGSVSVGDEIAVAGRNGIIRARIRALLEPKPLEEIRDPKEKFRSVRQVFAASGVKIAAPGLDDVLAGSPLVVVDGNGNSDDLQLSALSEEVSSLTFSRAGNGVIVKADTLGSLEALIKLLDLKGVPVKKADIGDVSKKDLVECVSALAAAGKDAFECVIFAFHVKVPDDLEFEAQKLGVKIFKSNIIYKLIESHESWLLEERERRKKEKLSSLVFPAKIEVLPNLVFRNCKPAIVGVRVLEGKLCQGVSLLNAGMVVGRVQAIQSEGKTLSEAKKGDEVAVSIDGAFVGKNLNEGDTLLSFIPLRQFAELESLAGVFSDGEKELLEEIKAVVVSMQDSEASA from the coding sequence TTGATCCGCAAACCGATTATCACTGTTCTCGGTCATGTCGACCACGGGAAAACAAAAATTTTGGATGCCATCCGCGGCACGGCCGTGGCGGAGAAGGAGGCGGGGCAGATTACCCAGCATATCGGCGCAACCGAAGTGCCAATTAACGTGATTGACAAGATTTCCGGTTCCCTGCTCAAAAAGTTCGGTTTTTCGCTTTCAATTCCCGGCTTGCTTTTCATTGACACGCCCGGCCATGAGGCTTTCACGAATTTGAGAAAGCGCGGCGGCTCGATTTCGGACCTTGCTGTTCTCGTGGTTGACATTACCCAGGGTTTCCAGCCGCAGACGCTTGAAGCCATTGACATTTTGCGCTCGTATAAGACGCCGTTCATTCTTGCCGCGAACAAGGTCGACCTTTTGCACGGCTATCAGAGTTCGGGCAGTGATTTTTCCTCGAATTTTGCCTTGCAGCCTAAATCCGTGCAGGACCTTGTTGACACGAAGGTTTACGAAATCGTAGGAAAACTTTTCGAGCGCGGCTTCCAGGCCGAGCGCTTTGACAGGTGCACGGATTTTTCAAAGCAGGTTCCGATCGTTCCCCTGTCGGCGAAGACCGGAGAGGGTTTGCCGGAATTGCTGATGCTTTTGTCGGGCTTAAGCCAGAAGTTTTTGAAGGACAGGCTTGAGATTTCGGAAACCGAAAAGGCGAAGGCGACTGTTTTGGAGGTCAAGGAGGAACGCGGCCTGGGAAAGACTGTTGACGTTATTCTTTACGAGGGCAGTGTTTCAGTCGGCGACGAGATTGCCGTGGCGGGGCGCAACGGCATAATCCGCGCCAGGATAAGGGCTTTGCTTGAGCCGAAGCCTTTGGAGGAAATCCGCGACCCCAAGGAAAAGTTCAGGTCGGTCAGGCAGGTTTTTGCGGCTTCGGGCGTGAAGATTGCCGCGCCCGGCCTGGATGATGTTTTGGCTGGTTCGCCGCTCGTGGTTGTTGACGGCAATGGCAATAGCGATGATTTGCAGTTGTCCGCGCTTTCCGAGGAGGTTTCATCGCTCACTTTTTCCAGGGCCGGGAACGGCGTGATTGTGAAAGCCGACACTCTCGGTTCGCTTGAAGCGCTCATAAAACTGCTTGACCTTAAGGGCGTTCCGGTCAAGAAAGCCGACATCGGCGATGTTTCAAAGAAGGATTTGGTTGAGTGCGTTTCGGCTTTGGCTGCGGCGGGGAAGGATGCTTTCGAGTGCGTGATTTTCGCTTTTCACGTCAAAGTGCCGGATGACCTCGAATTTGAGGCCCAAAAGCTTGGGGTCAAAATTTTTAAAAGCAACATAATATATAAGTTGATTGAGAGCCATGAATCGTGGCTTCTGGAAGAGCGCGAAAGGCGCAAGAAGGAGAAGCTTTCTTCCCTTGTTTTTCCGGCGAAAATCGAGGTTTTGCCGAACCTTGTTTTCAGGAACTGCAAGCCCGCAATAGTGGGTGTGAGGGTTTTGGAGGGAAAGCTTTGCCAGGGCGTTTCCCTTTTGAACGCCGGCATGGTTGTCGGCAGGGTGCAGGCAATCCAGTCCGAGGGCAAAACCCTTTCAGAGGCGAAGAAAGGCGATGAAGTGGCTGTCTCGATTGACGGCGCTTTTGTCGGAAAAAATCTTAATGAGGGCGACACCTTGTTGTCGTTCATTCCTTTGCGGCAGTTTGCCGAACTGGAATCATTGGCAGGCGTTTTTTCCGATGGTGAAAAAGAGTTGCTAGAGGAAATAAAGGCAGTGGTTGTTTCAATGCAGGATTCGGAGGCGAGTGCATGA
- a CDS encoding 30S ribosomal protein S6e, producing MNVVISDPKTGRAYSKKVEGTVFENRKIGEQVDLSELGLPGFKATIAGGSDKQGFPMRSNLSTAGRKKVFVSGGVGFKPLVKGERRRKTMRGNTVSAETSQLNVFVTSYGSVNLDEALGKAAGAGGKEEELSAKERAVKQSLEMAGKGDLSSKDIKGKVKR from the coding sequence ATGAATGTGGTGATTTCTGACCCGAAGACGGGCAGGGCTTATTCGAAAAAAGTCGAGGGCACGGTTTTCGAGAACAGGAAAATCGGCGAACAGGTAGATTTGTCTGAGCTGGGCTTGCCCGGCTTCAAGGCTACGATTGCGGGCGGAAGCGACAAGCAGGGCTTTCCAATGAGGTCAAACCTTTCCACTGCCGGCCGCAAAAAGGTTTTTGTTTCGGGTGGCGTTGGTTTCAAGCCTTTGGTGAAAGGCGAGCGCAGGCGCAAGACAATGCGCGGCAATACAGTGAGCGCGGAAACAAGCCAGTTGAATGTTTTTGTCACGTCTTATGGTTCAGTGAACCTTGACGAGGCTCTCGGCAAGGCAGCGGGAGCGGGCGGAAAGGAGGAAGAGCTGTCCGCGAAGGAGCGCGCAGTCAAGCAGTCGCTTGAAATGGCGGGCAAGGGCGACCTCAGTTCCAAGGACATCAAGGGCAAGGTGAAGCGCTGA